Within Oreochromis niloticus isolate F11D_XX linkage group LG2, O_niloticus_UMD_NMBU, whole genome shotgun sequence, the genomic segment CGCTTTCTAGAAAATTCAGGACTATATTCAGGTGGTGCTGATTTTGACAGTGTCACAATTAATCTAAGACCATCTCCAGGACTCTGCTTGTACCAGTGGACTGTTATACTGCCGAATTCTTTAATGGGTAAAGCACATGTTAATGTTGCTGCTTCACCAAGCTGAACGGTTTTTACTGGGACCAGAGAATCTGAattgaaagaaaacacagaaaaataaaatgttgtatGATGTGGAAAATTTTTAATgcaaaattatatttatttggTTTCGGTTCCTGCAGGTCACAATATAAATCATCATGACAAGTTTTTCACTAAGAATAATTttggacaaaagaagaaaaaagtactTACGTCCTTGATGAAGAAAGAACATTGTAATCCACATCACAATCATCTTTACACTGATCTATGTTTAGGACTTTGTTGGTATTTCAGTGAAAAGGAGGTGAGATGATTACATTAAGTCAGACTGAAATGTGCACCTGATTGGTTAACTCTGAAAAGATTCAAATCTACACTTCCTGTCACATTTACCTCCTCCTGGGCATAGTAAAAAACGGCCACCTCTCTTTTATCTACTGTTAAAGTAATCCTTTTTTAGCTATTGTTTTTTACAATTTCGTCTATCCctgaatatttattatttttgtcagtgattCTTAAGCATGTGTGCCATATAGTCTTAGAAATATATTAGTTCATCATGGTTTGCATTTCAGAGGAAATTTCCTGGTTGGCTGTTTTGCTAATAATTACAGTTTACTCCTGAGAAGCACTGAAGAACTGACTAAACCAATATCCCCTCCTTAAAGAAGATGGTATAACCAATTCAAAAACAGAACTGCCATATTTGCAGCAAAATTCATTGCGAATCAACCACCATTACTGAAGTAGTTTAATAACGATCACACATGTTAACCCCATGGTGGAGCTAGAGGTAAATCCAGAATGATGCTAAACTTATACTGCAGCATTTTACTAACTAAATCAAAATAGAAAGCTTTTCTTTACATCAGCTGGATTGACAAAACCTACAGCCTCAGTCAGACACAATGGGCAACATGATAATAATTATGAAATCAAGCCTTTATTTGTAAATGCAGGCGCCTTCATCTGCCTCTTTGAAAACTCATTGTTTGATGCATCATTAAAAGTTTCTTCTGGACAATATGAATCAACTACATGCCCCCTATTTCAGTCAAGAACAGGTAATGCCTAATGCCTTCTCAATACCCGCTTTCCATTTTGCAATATACATTCATTTTTAGGATGTTTTTTACTCAAATTGCTTTAGAAGATGTCATTTTAATTATACATTTATATAGCATTTTATTCTATACACTTAAAGTACTTTATTTGCCTCATATTCACAGTcaatttagaattaccaattCAACTAACTTGGATGTCTTTTGATTGCAGGAGGAAGTTGGAGTACTTGGAGGAAACCCATGCAGGCAAAGAGAGATCATGGATacaccacacagaaaggcctcagCAAGGACTTGAGCTATAAGTCATCTTGTTGTAAGGAAACAGTGCTAACCAATCCATCAGTGGACCAACTATTTGCAACTTGTGTGCTCCAAAGAGCTCTTAAAGTATAAACCCTCTAACCATTTGCcagttttcttccttttaattGGATCTGAGTGTCAAGACAAACAGTCTACACAGGGATGTCAAATTGTAAGTGTCCATTCAATAGGATCTGCCTGAAACAGCTCTCTTAGAAGGTGACATCCTAAACAGATGCCCAAACCTTCTCTAGTCTATCTTTATCATCCCCCATTTCATTTAACTTAATCAATATCCCTGAGTCATACTAACAGAATCCTTAATGCAACATGCCAAGGAGGAGTGGCAACAATCTTCCACCCCACCAaccaaccaaagacccagacagagttttaattcatttgataATTCTTAGCCCTGTCCATGCTAAAtggaaaactcaaaaaacacttttatttgttgttatgTATCATCCCTCTGGCTCTTACTCAAAGCTTCTCTCTGATTTATCTGATATTTTTATCTAATTTAGTACTCCGTTCATAAAagtaattattgtgggtgattttaatatCCATATAGATACCAAAAATGGCAGCTTCAACATAGCATTTAATCTAATTTTGAGCTCAAATGGCTCCATTCAAAGTGTAAAAGAGCTTACCCACATTTTAATCTTACTCTGGATCTTGTTCACTTGCTTTTACAGTGAACAATTAATAGCGTTCCCTGAAACCCCTCTTATGTCTAATCATTTTAACAAATTTTGTAGACAATTTTATAATTTTAGATCTTTTTTGGTTTCTGAAAGTAATGTAAGTAAATTCAGAGTGTATGTGCTCTACTGTTACTTCCTTCAGTACCATGTGCCAACACAGTGTAAAGCAGCTGTCTAAACTCTACTTTCACAGAAGTCAGTTATCCCATTAATAATATCCCCGCTGCATACAACTCTGGAGACTTTGGCTtctttggaaaaacaaaacaaaatgcatcaaatcagaagtacttgacGCCGGTTTAGCTTGCTGGGATAATCGGGTGACCATGTGCCACGTGGCTGGGACTGGCCGGCCTGGGTTTGACTTGACCTGCAGCCCAATACCGCATGTCTCCCTCTGCTTTCCTGTCAGTTTTCACTTTCCCTGTCAAATAAAGCCATGAAAAGGCcaacaatatattatatattatatatatataatgtttttcctctatcacccccccccccccacctttTTGCACAAgtcgaggagcgtgtcaggttacatttcactgtgtgttatacttgtataactatgcatgtgacaaataaagaaccttgaaccttgaacctgaacaaaaatatattacAAAAGAAGTACTTTACTCTTTCGTATAACTCATAATTTTGAGAGGAAATGGCATCTCACTAATTTGGAacatagtttgttgctttataaaaaaaacaactgtccATAATGCTTGAACATCTTACTATTTATCACCGACTGAAGAAAATAGAAGcaaccctaggtttctcttcagtacccgtagccaggctgacaaaaagagctctgttgagccaagTATTTCTTTAACAGACATGCtaatggtttggaggaagttaATAAAGTTAGACTCCATTCCTAAAAGACTACTGAATAATAGTATCTTGTTTTTTACAGGCATACAATAAACAGTCACAACTGGTATGATGCCACATTTACGTGAAGCTTCGTACCAATCTATTTACGAACTGTTATCTGACCACAAGGTGCAGGAAAGAAACTCTCGTTGATAAGATCTCAACTCACAGCCACTGAACTATGggaatacagtggtccctcgctataactcGGTTCACCTTTCGCAGCCTCGctttttcacagattttttttggtgcaattttgcatgcttttttttttttaacagagcaTTGTGTTCTTCGTCCTGATTgactgtagaccattgtcaatcaatctcctaCCTGCTGTCTCCTGTACACTACAGAatgtgttcagcttgtcaaatttacataaatcattgatcgctagcagtgtgactctgaagtgctgtactgtatgtttgtaagttttctccacaacaaacacaactgagtctgagaaaagtgtataaagtgtgtagtgatgGTTTAACaaccttaaaacatctataataattgtaaaaaataaagctggctacttcatggatttcacctatcacgggttatttttagaatgtaactcccgcaataaacgagggaccaaaGTACAAGTATACATGCTTTTGCTTGATGCCTCTCACTTAGGGCAGCTGTGAATTGAAGTGAGCCCAATTATATCTGGCCAATGTCTTTCAACCTCATGCAAAATCTCAGGTCCTTTTCCCTGTCAGAGAAGCATTGTTTCAAGTTGCTAAAATGAGTTTTGGAAATCAGATATGACCTTCACTTGATTCACAAAGCATTGAATACTTACCACACCTGCAAGTGATAGGCAGTTGTGGACAGTCATTATTTGGTTCTGTTTTACCATAGCTTCTCAGGCCTGTCCCACTACCAGGGTGCTTGCCTATGAGCTGCTCCTGCAGACTCACTTTTGAATTCAGCCTCAAGTTGAgagtaaaaacattttatttcttcaCTTCGGCCACGGAGGTTGCAGCTTGTGCACAAAACCATATTCAGGTCTCACATACTGAAGTACACATTTaaattagtttagtttttttagtaGTTATCACATATTCTCTGGaataaatatcaataaatgaataatttttCCAAGTTTGTGTTGTATTATCCCTGTTATGATTCTGGATCTTCGACCAATTAATTTGAGTTTGTACTGTCAAGTTCTGTTGTTTAGTATTTCCATTTATCGTTTAcagcactttaaggtttgtatTCTTATCCCTTAGCAGATATCTCCTGGTTCATGTTCTTATATTATATTCTCTGGTCTTCTTAGACTTAGTTTTGCTTCTAAAATCTGTTTCTGGTTGTAGTTTGCTTGTAATCCTAATTTTACTTTACACTGCCTCTCCTGTGTTCCCTGTGACTAGTTAAGTCTCTGTCATCCTGTTAGTGTTGATTCTGATACCCATGTGTCCTTTGCCTTGTTCTTAGTTTACTCCATGCCTTGTTTAGATTTACTTCACCTGTGTATAGTTACCATTGTGTCTCCACTCTGCCCTCACCTCctcttgtgtttttattatcTCAGTTTGTTTCAGTTCCTTATCGTGTCATTCTGTTACCATTTCATGTTTACTGTTTATTTGCCCATGAGCTTCCCCCCTGTTTGGATCTATGGCAGGGGTGTCAAAccccagtcctcgagggccagtCTCCTTACTCTCTTACATGTGTCtctgctgcaacacacctgtATAAAATTAGTAGGTAATTAGCAAGAttctatagaacttgactgcataaccgtactcaagtaaatttaaataaatgtaagtgtttggaaaaatgtgtattcttcTAGTAAATAAACTCTTCAAACTTGTTTAGTGAAATCTGCCTTTTGAGTCCACTCACCTGGTGTCTGAAGAGACAAAACTGCATTGTAATATTGTTTCTCAAATCAATACCAACCATATTTCTATAAGCAAAGTTATTGCTTACataatcacattttcttttgcaTTAAAGGCTTTCTAAATTGTTATTCTAAAGATGTAGATGAGATATAACAATAAATATTGTATAGAATTTGTccaaatacagaaaatataGGAAAATAAGCactaaaatgtgtgttttggattgTTCCTTTTAGACATAAAATATCTTGGAAGCAAAACAACTCCAAATCTCAAAAATTACCACtttataaaataatttattttttcttgtaatGTCTTgcattaaaaagagaaaaaatgcatctgagacctcaaaaatatatttttaattagaaAAAGTAGAACAATCATTGaatacagtttaaaatcagGGATTCAAGAAATGCGACAAAACTAAATTTCTGGCTTTGAGACCCAGTCAGTAATGAAGCAAATAAACTGTTAACAGTTAATATTTaatgaagagaagaaaaaaaaataacatgactAAAGGGTCACAAATATAGAATCTATTTCAATATATCAGATatcagttttaatttaaatttcagGAGATTGTTGtggaaattttaaataaacCCGCAAACACCCTGGTGAGCATGATTTGAAGTGAGTTTAATAACATATTTCAATATGGAGAGACTGGTCAAACACCTAAGCAGTCTCCGGCGATGGCCGCCACCCTCACATCTTATATACAAACAGACAAAGACATTCCACAACTCCTACATATTGCCCCATCTCACAGGCCTATACCTTTCCTtcaaagagagagggagagagagaggtaaAGAATTACGACTCTGTTTTCTGCCTAGCTGTCACCCAGAgatttacatccctgataagAAGGCgtctcactatctgtttaaTGTCTCCCATGAACTTACAATGGCcccactgtgtgtatgtgtgatagAGCATAAGGCCTACTTGTGGTGCACATGCATACAACTGGTGAAAATGTGATTCTAcaattaagataagataagataagataacctttattagtcccacacgtgggaaatttgttttgtcactaaATTACTAAAGTGATATGGTTAAAACATGTGatcaatataaaaaaaagaaatcttccACGACATTGTTACTGGCATCAGCGTTTAACTTGAGAGTAGACACTGTCTTCAGCACCCTCTCTCTTCCGTTttcctcttgtttttctttcagagaaATTCAGTGCAGCGTAGTTTAGTTCATCATCAGCTTCTTCAGTCTGTGCCGTAGTTAAAAacagttatataaaaataaaattatataattGAGATAGAGTTAGATAGATAGAAAAACAATTGTAACATCTTTTAACACcaataattattattacttaCAAGTTGGTGCGAGGTTTCAGTTTGTATATCTGATAAAGCACCTTCATttcctaagaataataataataaataaataaatagtgaaATCAACTTAACTGTGTCATTTGACTTAGAACCTAAAAATCCCACGCATAGAAATACATTGttctaataaaatatattagaTTGATTCATTATTAACCACTATAAAGAACTCAATTTTTGCAGTTTCTATTCACGGTTCTTCTGTAGAACTTATGATATTGtatataaaatgaataaatgttttactttttacaaTGCTTACCTCTATGCGATTTACATACTTGTTGGTTGAATATGAGGAACGCATTTCCAGTGACAGAAATAGCCAAACAAACTATTAATATCGTGCTCTGAATGAATACTGACTGGGTTGACTCTACAAAAACAAACGAAAAAAAAAGGTCTCAAAATTTTTATCACTCATGCTGATTTTGTGAGCAGAACTTCCAGTTTTTAAATAGAAAATCATACCAAGTTCCAGTGTAAATCCATTTCCAAATAATATTTCCCCACATGTGGCCACAGCACAGTAGTAGGTCCCAGCATCAGAGGAGCTGACATTCTTATTGAACcgaaaaacacatctgttttgGGGGTCAGagcttttttcacattcattacTTCTATTTGTATCAGTGTAGATGATGTTGGGATGAGCTTGATTTGCTCCAGTTCTGACCCAGAGAACATTAAGACCTCCTGGACATGTCTTGTCAGAGTCAGAGAAGACTGAACACTGAAGAGTCATTGTGTCTCCTGAACGAACTGGGTTTGATTCTATCTGCAGCTGACTAACTGTATAGTTTGATGTCCTCTGAGTGTTTCCTGTGTAATACAaaataatgttgttgtttttttgaaaacatgttttaaaacaatttcaaaCTTTGTAAAAGTATGTCAGTTTATTACCTTTTACCAACAAATACGTCCCACTCCATTTAACTCCAATCCTTTCTGtgtttgcacagtgatagaTTCCCTCATCGTCTTGATCTGCTTTCAAAATGGTCAGGCTGGCAAAATCATCACCGATGTCAAATTTCAAACTAGTAAATTCAGGGCCAAAAGTAGGTTCTGTAGATTTGAATACTGTCACTATTAACTTCAGAGTTTCCCCAAAACTCTGCTTATACCAGTGGACTCCTCTACTGCTGAACTCTTTGGGTATAGCACATGTTATAGTCGCTGGTTCACCAAGCTGAACagttttcactggaactaaaGTATCTGAATTAAgagaaagcagaaaaataaaatcttgtttGATATATATGTGTAACTTGCACTACATGCAAGGTACATGTAGTGCAAGGTAACTTATAAGTGCAAAACTATTTTTACAGCAATTTATATGCATCTATTTGACAAGTAAATTCTTAAGAACATTTTTagacaaatttaaaaaagcacttACGTCCTTGGTGAATTAAAAACAATGTAATCCATAAGATGATCATCTTGACAGTGCTTCTGTTGGAGACCTCACTGGTATTTCAGTGAGTGGAGGAGGCAAGATGGTTGTTTTAGGTCAGACGGTATCTGATTGGTTAACACACAATAGATTCAAAAGTACATTTCCTGTCGCAATTGCCTCATCCTGGGCTTTGCAAAACCTATCACCTCTCTTTCATCTTCtgttgcagctgtccattttccAAACAATAACACTGTTGCCTCTATATGATTTTTATTCTTGTCCTTAAACCTTGAGCACTCAAATAGGACTCAGTTAAGTCAGCACTGCTATTTGTGGCATGTAGTGCAAGGTACAGATATATATCATGTTTTGCATTTGAAAACAAAGTTTTAAGACTCATCATTCGCTGGGGAGAAACAATGCTACCTCAAAACTCAAGAAGAGCTGAAGAGCAAAGCTGAACCAATGCCTCTTACACGCATGAGATGATTTAGC encodes:
- the LOC106097350 gene encoding uncharacterized protein LOC106097350, encoding MIILWITLFLIHQGHTLVPVKTVQLGEPATITCAIPKEFSSRGVHWYKQSFGETLKLIVTVFKSTEPTFGPEFTSLKFDIGDDFASLTILKADQDDEGIYHCANTERIGVKWSGTYLLVKGNTQRTSNYTVSQLQIESNPVRSGDTMTLQCSVFSDSDKTCPGGLNVLWVRTGANQAHPNIIYTDTNRSNECEKSSDPQNRCVFRFNKNVSSSDAGTYYCAVATCGEILFGNGFTLELESTQSVFIQSTILIVCLAISVTGNAFLIFNQQVCKSHRGNEGALSDIQTETSHQLTEEADDELNYAALNFSERKTRGKRKREGAEDSVYSQISVKMIVMWITMFFLHQGHSLVPVKTVQLGEAATLTCALPIKEFGSITVHWYKQSPGDGLRLIVTLSKSAPPEYSPEFSRKRFNVENANNFCNLTVLKTVQKDEGIYHCGIAEWLYPIQWSETYLSVKGNTQMRSNYTVVQWPTVLDPLQPGESVTLQCSIISVFGKTTCPEDLSVFWFRAGSNKSHPNVIYTDGNTRDECDNRSETQKRCVYRFSKNVSSSDAGTYYCAVDTCGEILFGNGTALKLVQPAQSVFPQMLILIVCLAISFIGNVFLIFSSRVCKPFKGKESAISESQTDKLNQPIEADDQLNYAALNFSERKTRGRRKRDITEDSVYSQVKC